A genomic stretch from Serratia entomophila includes:
- a CDS encoding epoxyqueuosine reductase QueH: protein MAELIREKLELPEGKSKLLLHSCCAPCSGEVMEAIQASGIEYAIFFYNPNIHPQKEYLLRKEENIRFAEQHGVPIIDADYDTDNWFARAKGMENEPERGIRCTMCFDMRFERTALYAHEHGYDAISSSLGISRWKNMQQITDCGVRAAEKYPELVYWDYNWRKKGGASRMIEISKRERFYQQEYCGCVYSLRDTNLHRKAQGRQLIKLGVLYYGDEE, encoded by the coding sequence ATGGCGGAACTGATTAGGGAAAAACTCGAACTGCCCGAAGGGAAAAGCAAGCTGCTGCTGCATTCTTGCTGCGCCCCCTGTTCCGGTGAGGTGATGGAAGCCATTCAGGCGTCCGGCATCGAGTACGCCATTTTCTTCTATAACCCGAATATCCACCCGCAAAAGGAATACTTGCTGCGTAAGGAGGAGAATATCCGCTTTGCCGAGCAGCATGGGGTGCCGATCATTGACGCCGATTACGATACCGACAACTGGTTCGCCCGCGCCAAGGGCATGGAAAACGAGCCGGAGCGCGGCATTCGCTGCACCATGTGTTTTGACATGCGCTTTGAACGCACCGCGCTGTATGCGCACGAGCACGGCTACGACGCCATTTCCAGCTCACTGGGCATTTCACGCTGGAAGAACATGCAGCAGATCACCGACTGCGGTGTCCGCGCGGCGGAAAAGTACCCCGAGCTGGTGTATTGGGATTACAACTGGCGCAAGAAGGGCGGCGCGTCGCGCATGATAGAGATCAGCAAGCGGGAACGCTTTTATCAGCAAGAGTATTGCGGCTGCGTTTATTCGCTGCGCGATACCAACTTGCACCGCAAGGCGCAGGGGCGCCAGCTGATCAAGCTGGGCGTGCTGTACTATGGCGACGAAGAATAA
- a CDS encoding YciI family protein — MLYLIYAQDVPNSLDNRLSVRPAHLARLQALRDAGRLLVAGPNPAIDSNDPGAAGFTGSTVIAEFASLEEAKAWAEQDPYVAAGVYADVTVKPFKQVF; from the coding sequence ATGCTTTATCTGATCTACGCGCAAGACGTTCCCAACTCGTTGGACAATCGCCTGTCGGTACGCCCGGCCCATTTGGCGCGCCTGCAGGCGCTGCGTGACGCCGGCCGTTTACTGGTGGCGGGCCCTAACCCGGCTATCGACAGCAACGATCCGGGCGCCGCCGGTTTCACCGGCTCGACGGTGATTGCGGAGTTCGCGTCGCTGGAGGAAGCCAAGGCCTGGGCCGAACAGGATCCTTACGTCGCCGCCGGCGTTTATGCCGACGTGACGGTGAAGCCGTTCAAGCAAGTGTTCTGA
- a CDS encoding amidohydrolase family protein, protein MRLDIHAHLWSTEYLDLLQSFGVREVAEYRQLGAGRTESELSARFALLDAAHIDMQVLSATPLSPHFEDEKTAVDAARRVNDEYAELVQLYPDRFRAIASLPLPHIDASLRELDRTLSQLGMLGACITTSVLGLSIANPLFEPLYQELDRRHSVLAIHPAGRGALSPLITDYQLTWSIGAPVEDSVAAMHFILNGIPQRFPGMKVIVPHLGGLLPMALERIDQTVAWEAPGTPEKPSRAARRMWYDTVGHDHVPALQAAVATFGAERLLFGTDFPFQPGALFHTTVDYIRRSGLPEQQIAAILDRNAAELFGLADR, encoded by the coding sequence ATGCGGCTGGACATACATGCTCATCTGTGGAGCACCGAGTATCTGGATCTTTTGCAATCGTTCGGCGTACGGGAAGTCGCCGAGTACCGGCAACTGGGCGCCGGCCGCACCGAGAGCGAGCTTAGCGCGCGTTTCGCGCTGCTGGACGCCGCACATATCGACATGCAGGTTTTATCGGCAACGCCGCTGTCGCCGCATTTCGAGGATGAAAAAACGGCGGTTGACGCGGCTCGCAGGGTCAATGACGAATACGCGGAACTGGTGCAGCTATACCCCGATCGCTTCCGCGCGATCGCCTCACTGCCGCTGCCGCATATCGACGCCTCTTTGCGCGAGCTGGACAGAACCCTCTCGCAGCTCGGCATGCTGGGCGCCTGCATCACCACTTCGGTGCTCGGGCTGTCCATCGCCAACCCGCTTTTCGAACCGCTGTACCAGGAACTCGATCGCCGCCACAGCGTGTTGGCCATTCATCCCGCCGGGCGCGGCGCGCTTTCCCCGCTGATTACAGATTATCAGTTGACCTGGTCGATCGGCGCCCCTGTCGAGGATAGCGTCGCGGCAATGCATTTTATTCTTAACGGCATTCCTCAGCGTTTCCCCGGCATGAAGGTCATCGTGCCGCACCTCGGGGGGCTGCTGCCGATGGCGCTGGAAAGAATCGATCAAACCGTGGCGTGGGAGGCGCCGGGCACGCCGGAGAAACCGAGCCGCGCCGCACGGCGCATGTGGTACGACACCGTGGGGCATGACCATGTTCCCGCCTTGCAGGCGGCGGTGGCGACCTTTGGCGCTGAGCGTTTGCTGTTCGGCACCGACTTCCCTTTCCAGCCGGGAGCGCTATTCCACACCACGGTGGACTATATCCGCCGCTCCGGCCTGCCGGAGCAACAGATTGCCGCGATCCTGGACCGCAACGCGGCCGAACTGTTTGGCCTGGCGGACAGATAA
- a CDS encoding TetR/AcrR family transcriptional regulator, with the protein MGRQRSIDRDKVLDVAEEIVATQGAAGLTIDSVAKAMGISKGGVQYCFGSKDALIDAMFDRWGKAYDRVFDAIAGENPSPVTGVKAHMQATCSSDQTSSAKAAGLMATLIQTPEHLDSTREWYRSRIAGLDLASDRGKRARLAFLATEGAFMLRFFGLMEIDQQEWESMFADMQALILGGEDREQ; encoded by the coding sequence ATGGGGCGTCAACGCAGCATCGATCGCGACAAGGTTCTGGACGTGGCTGAAGAGATAGTCGCCACCCAGGGGGCGGCCGGCTTGACCATTGACTCGGTCGCCAAGGCGATGGGCATCTCCAAAGGGGGAGTGCAATATTGCTTCGGCAGCAAAGACGCGCTGATCGACGCGATGTTCGACCGCTGGGGCAAGGCTTACGACCGGGTCTTCGACGCTATCGCCGGGGAAAATCCGTCGCCCGTGACCGGCGTAAAGGCGCATATGCAGGCGACCTGCAGCTCGGACCAAACCTCGAGCGCCAAAGCCGCGGGGCTGATGGCCACGCTGATTCAGACCCCGGAACACCTGGACAGTACCCGCGAATGGTATCGCAGCCGCATTGCCGGCCTGGATTTGGCTAGCGATCGGGGTAAGCGGGCGCGTCTGGCCTTCCTGGCGACCGAAGGGGCGTTTATGCTGCGCTTCTTCGGCCTGATGGAGATTGACCAACAAGAGTGGGAGTCGATGTTTGCCGATATGCAGGCGTTGATACTGGGCGGCGAGGACCGCGAGCAGTAA
- a CDS encoding MFS transporter — protein sequence MHAHNRWLILAMISSALFLIVIDMTVLYTALPRLTQALDAGASQKLWIVNAYPLVVAGLLPGAGMLSDRIGHKRLFIAGLPVFAAASLCAAFSPSAEWLIAARVFLAVGAAMMMPATLSIVRHVFADERERALAIGIWAAVASGGAAIGPVVGGVLLEYFWWGSVFLINVPVVMLVLPLAWRLIPHCGGNNPRPADIIGSVQIMIGLVGSIYALKELSKPAPSLAALAIAATAGVLFLSLFVRRQQRCDSPMIDFSLFRNPLFAGGVGVALLSMVALIGVELVLSQRLQLVLNLSPLQAALFILPIPLASALASPLAGLLLPRYGERCLILGGFTLTALGIAGLAALYQSDMALQLACLFIIGFGLGGAITAASTAIMLSAPEEKSGMAASIEDVSYELGGVLGITLLGGLMTAVYSHSLTLPADLAAGELAYDSIDEALRLAVGLAAEQAQQLTQLARQAFDRAFISVLTAAALLMALGAGAVKLALRK from the coding sequence ATGCACGCCCATAACCGCTGGCTGATCCTGGCAATGATTTCCAGCGCGCTGTTTCTGATTGTCATTGATATGACGGTGTTATACACCGCTCTGCCTCGTTTGACGCAGGCGCTGGACGCCGGCGCCTCGCAAAAACTTTGGATCGTCAACGCCTATCCGCTGGTGGTCGCCGGCCTGTTGCCCGGCGCCGGCATGCTGAGTGACCGCATCGGCCACAAGCGGCTGTTTATCGCCGGGCTGCCGGTGTTTGCCGCCGCTTCGCTGTGTGCGGCCTTCTCGCCCAGCGCCGAATGGCTGATCGCCGCACGGGTGTTCCTTGCCGTAGGTGCGGCGATGATGATGCCGGCCACCCTGTCGATCGTCCGCCACGTATTTGCCGACGAACGCGAACGTGCGCTGGCGATCGGCATCTGGGCGGCGGTCGCCTCCGGCGGCGCGGCCATCGGCCCGGTGGTCGGCGGCGTGCTGCTGGAGTATTTCTGGTGGGGATCGGTATTCCTGATCAACGTCCCGGTGGTAATGCTGGTGTTGCCGCTGGCCTGGCGACTCATTCCGCACTGCGGCGGCAATAACCCGCGTCCCGCAGACATCATCGGCTCCGTGCAAATCATGATCGGCCTGGTGGGCAGCATCTATGCCCTGAAAGAGCTGAGCAAGCCGGCCCCCTCGTTGGCCGCATTGGCGATCGCGGCCACGGCCGGCGTGCTGTTTCTCAGCCTGTTTGTGCGCCGCCAGCAGCGCTGCGACAGCCCGATGATTGATTTCTCACTGTTTCGCAACCCGCTGTTTGCCGGCGGCGTCGGGGTCGCCCTGTTGTCGATGGTGGCGCTGATTGGCGTCGAGCTGGTGTTGAGCCAGCGCCTGCAGCTGGTATTGAACCTTAGCCCTCTGCAAGCGGCGCTGTTTATTTTGCCGATCCCGTTGGCCTCCGCGCTGGCCTCGCCTCTGGCCGGGTTGCTGCTGCCGCGTTACGGCGAGCGCTGCCTCATTCTCGGCGGCTTTACGCTAACCGCGCTCGGCATCGCCGGGCTGGCCGCCCTGTATCAAAGCGATATGGCGCTGCAGCTGGCCTGCCTGTTTATCATCGGCTTTGGCCTGGGCGGCGCGATCACTGCCGCCTCCACCGCCATCATGCTGAGCGCGCCGGAAGAAAAATCCGGTATGGCGGCGTCGATTGAGGATGTGTCCTATGAGCTCGGCGGCGTATTGGGCATCACGCTGCTCGGCGGTCTGATGACGGCGGTTTATAGCCATAGCCTGACGCTGCCCGCCGATCTGGCCGCGGGCGAGCTGGCCTACGACAGTATCGACGAAGCGCTGCGGCTGGCCGTCGGTCTGGCGGCCGAACAGGCGCAGCAATTAACGCAGCTGGCGCGCCAGGCTTTCGATCGGGCGTTTATTTCGGTGCTGACTGCCGCGGCGTTATTAATGGCGCTGGGCGCCGGCGCGGTAAAACTGGCCTTGCGAAAATAA
- a CDS encoding Dps family protein, which produces MATAKKATKTHIGLDSKQSAKLAEALNALLANYQVLYMNVRGYHWNITGPQFFELHAKFEETYNDLLTKVDELAERILTLGSQPRHAYSDYLKTADIKEDTNVTDDKGTLRGLLSGYSVLLQQQRELLALAAEAGDEGTSSLMSDYIKEQEKQVWMLNAYLGK; this is translated from the coding sequence ATGGCAACGGCGAAGAAAGCGACAAAAACCCATATCGGCCTCGACAGTAAGCAATCGGCAAAGCTGGCCGAAGCGCTGAACGCGCTATTGGCGAATTATCAGGTGCTGTATATGAACGTGCGCGGCTACCACTGGAATATTACCGGCCCGCAATTCTTTGAGCTGCACGCTAAATTCGAAGAAACCTATAACGACCTGCTGACCAAGGTGGACGAACTGGCGGAGCGTATTCTGACGCTCGGTTCGCAGCCGCGGCATGCCTACAGCGACTATTTGAAGACCGCCGATATCAAAGAGGACACCAACGTGACCGACGATAAAGGCACGTTGCGCGGTTTATTGAGCGGTTATTCCGTGCTGCTGCAGCAACAGCGCGAACTGCTGGCGCTGGCAGCCGAGGCCGGCGACGAAGGCACCTCTTCACTGATGAGCGACTACATCAAGGAACAGGAAAAACAGGTCTGGATGCTGAACGCCTATCTGGGTAAATAA
- a CDS encoding YciY family protein — translation MRRSRNEVGRWRMLRQSQRRRHRWLERQSCSNRHIIRVRRRLDDQHRRSLLFVVSCEW, via the coding sequence ATGAGACGCAGTAGAAACGAAGTGGGCCGTTGGCGGATGTTGCGGCAGAGCCAGCGCCGCAGGCACCGTTGGCTGGAGCGCCAGTCGTGCAGCAACCGGCATATCATCCGGGTGCGCCGCCGCCTGGACGATCAGCATCGGCGTTCGTTGCTGTTCGTGGTTTCCTGCGAATGGTGA
- the cls gene encoding cardiolipin synthase, with protein MTTFYTVISWLMVFGYWLLIAGVTLRILMKRRTVPSAMAWLLVIYILPLFGIVAYLSFGELHLGKRRAERAKAMWPSTARWLNELKESRRIFATEYSEVARPLFQLCDRRQGIDGVKGNQLQLLTTTDETLKALIRDIELARHNIEMVFYIWQPGGLVDQVAESLMAAARRGVHCRLMLDSAGSLQFFRSPYPGMMRNAGIEVVEALKVNLFRVFLRRMDLRQHRKVVLIDNYIAYTGSMNMVDPRYFKQDAGVGQWIDLMARMEGPVATTMGIVYACDWEIETGKRILPPPPDVNIMPFEQESGHTIQVIASGPGFPEEMIHQALLTAVYSAREQLIMTTPYFVPSDDLLHAICTAALRGVEVSIIVPRDNDSTMVRWASRAFFSELLEAGVNIYQFEGGLLHTKSVLVDGQLSLVGTVNLDMRSLWLNFEITLVIDDDGFGSDLACVQEDYIARSTLLNAKEWLKRPFWHRLLERLFYFFSPLL; from the coding sequence ATGACAACATTTTATACTGTAATCAGTTGGCTCATGGTGTTCGGTTACTGGCTGCTTATCGCCGGTGTGACGCTGCGTATTCTGATGAAACGCCGCACGGTGCCTTCGGCCATGGCCTGGTTGCTGGTTATCTATATTCTGCCGCTGTTCGGCATCGTCGCCTATTTATCTTTCGGCGAATTGCACCTGGGTAAACGCCGCGCCGAACGCGCCAAGGCGATGTGGCCTTCTACCGCCCGCTGGCTGAACGAGCTGAAAGAGAGCCGCCGGATCTTCGCCACCGAATACAGCGAGGTCGCCAGGCCGCTGTTCCAGCTGTGCGATCGCCGCCAGGGCATCGACGGCGTCAAAGGCAATCAGCTGCAGCTGCTCACCACCACCGACGAGACGCTGAAGGCGCTGATCCGCGATATCGAACTGGCGCGCCATAACATCGAAATGGTGTTCTACATCTGGCAACCCGGCGGTTTGGTCGATCAGGTGGCCGAATCACTGATGGCCGCCGCCCGCCGCGGCGTGCATTGCCGCCTGATGCTGGACTCCGCCGGCAGCCTGCAGTTTTTCCGCAGCCCCTATCCGGGCATGATGCGCAACGCCGGCATCGAAGTGGTCGAGGCGCTGAAGGTCAACCTGTTCCGCGTGTTCCTGCGCCGCATGGATCTGCGCCAGCACCGTAAAGTGGTGCTGATCGATAACTATATCGCCTACACCGGCAGCATGAATATGGTCGACCCGCGTTACTTCAAACAAGACGCCGGCGTCGGCCAGTGGATTGATCTGATGGCGCGCATGGAGGGGCCGGTCGCCACCACCATGGGCATCGTTTACGCCTGCGACTGGGAGATTGAAACCGGCAAACGCATTCTGCCGCCGCCACCGGACGTCAATATCATGCCGTTCGAGCAGGAAAGCGGTCACACCATTCAGGTGATCGCGTCCGGCCCCGGCTTCCCGGAAGAGATGATCCACCAGGCGCTGCTGACCGCCGTCTATTCGGCGCGTGAGCAGTTGATCATGACCACGCCGTATTTCGTGCCGAGCGACGATTTGCTGCACGCCATCTGCACCGCCGCCCTGCGCGGCGTCGAGGTCAGCATCATCGTACCGCGCGACAACGATTCGACGATGGTTCGCTGGGCCAGCCGGGCGTTCTTCTCCGAGTTGCTGGAGGCCGGGGTTAACATTTATCAGTTTGAAGGCGGCCTGCTGCATACCAAGAGCGTGCTGGTCGACGGCCAGCTCAGCCTGGTCGGCACCGTTAACCTCGACATGCGCAGCCTGTGGCTGAACTTCGAAATTACGCTGGTGATCGACGACGACGGTTTCGGCAGCGATCTGGCCTGCGTGCAGGAAGACTACATCGCCCGTTCAACGCTGCTGAACGCCAAAGAGTGGCTGAAGCGGCCATTCTGGCACCGCCTGCTCGAGCGCCTGTTCTACTTTTTCAGCCCGCTGCTGTAA
- a CDS encoding HI1450 family dsDNA-mimic protein: MDLNNRLTEDETLEQAYDIFLELAGDNLDPADILLFNLQFEERGGAELYDPAEDWQEHVDFDLNPDFFAEVVIGLADSDGEPINDVFARVLLCREKDHKLCHILWKE; the protein is encoded by the coding sequence ATGGATTTGAATAACCGCCTTACCGAAGACGAAACGCTGGAACAGGCCTACGACATCTTTCTGGAGTTAGCCGGCGACAATCTGGATCCGGCGGATATTCTGCTGTTCAACCTGCAGTTTGAGGAACGCGGCGGCGCTGAGCTGTACGACCCGGCCGAAGACTGGCAGGAGCACGTGGACTTCGACCTGAACCCGGACTTCTTCGCCGAAGTGGTGATTGGGCTGGCGGACAGCGACGGCGAGCCGATCAACGACGTGTTCGCCCGCGTGTTGCTGTGCCGCGAGAAAGACCACAAGCTGTGCCATATCTTGTGGAAAGAGTGA
- the oppF gene encoding murein tripeptide/oligopeptide ABC transporter ATP binding protein OppF: MTAVTDKKVLLEVADLKVHFDIHDDKQWFWQPPKTLKAVDGVTLRLFEGETLGVVGESGCGKSTFARAIIGLVKATSGRVAWLGKDLLGMNDADWRKTRSDIQMIFQDPLASLNPRMTIGEIIAEPLRTYYPKMPRQEVKDKVKAMMLKVGLLPNLINRYPHEFSGGQCQRIGIARALILEPKLVICDEPVSALDVSIQAQVVNLLQQLQREMGLSLIFIAHDLAVVKHISDRVLVMYLGHAVELGTYDEVYHNPQHPYTKALMSAVPIPDPDKEKDKQIQLLEGELPSPINPPSGCVFRTRCPIAGPECAKTRPLLEGSFRHAVSCLKVDPL, encoded by the coding sequence ATGACAGCGGTAACCGACAAGAAAGTGCTGCTCGAAGTGGCCGATCTGAAAGTGCACTTCGACATTCATGATGACAAACAGTGGTTCTGGCAGCCGCCGAAAACCCTGAAGGCGGTCGACGGCGTCACGCTGCGGCTGTTTGAGGGCGAAACGCTGGGAGTGGTTGGCGAATCCGGCTGCGGCAAGTCGACCTTCGCCCGCGCCATTATCGGCCTGGTGAAGGCCACCAGCGGCCGCGTGGCCTGGCTGGGCAAGGATCTGCTCGGCATGAACGACGCCGACTGGCGCAAAACCCGCAGCGACATTCAGATGATCTTCCAGGATCCGCTGGCCTCGCTGAACCCGCGCATGACCATCGGCGAAATCATCGCCGAGCCGCTGCGCACCTACTACCCGAAAATGCCGCGTCAGGAAGTGAAAGACAAGGTGAAGGCGATGATGCTGAAGGTCGGCCTGCTGCCGAACCTGATCAACCGCTACCCGCACGAGTTTTCCGGCGGGCAGTGCCAGCGCATCGGTATTGCCCGCGCGCTGATCCTCGAACCAAAGCTGGTGATCTGCGACGAGCCGGTCTCGGCGCTGGACGTCTCGATTCAGGCGCAGGTGGTCAACCTGCTGCAGCAGCTGCAGCGCGAAATGGGGCTGTCGCTGATCTTTATCGCCCACGATCTGGCGGTGGTGAAGCACATTTCCGATCGCGTGCTGGTGATGTATCTGGGCCATGCGGTGGAGCTGGGCACCTATGACGAGGTGTACCACAACCCGCAGCACCCCTACACCAAAGCGCTGATGTCGGCGGTGCCGATCCCGGATCCGGACAAGGAGAAGGACAAGCAGATCCAGCTGCTGGAAGGGGAGCTGCCTTCGCCGATCAACCCGCCGTCTGGCTGCGTGTTCCGTACCCGCTGCCCGATCGCCGGGCCGGAGTGCGCCAAAACGCGTCCGCTGCTGGAAGGCAGTTTCCGCCATGCGGTGTCGTGCCTGAAGGTCGATCCTTTATAG
- the oppD gene encoding ABC transporter ATP-binding protein: MSTIENPQLQSGVGAKSPLLLDVKDLRVTFGTPDGDVTAVNDLNFDLRAGETLGIVGESGSGKSQTAFALMGLLASNGRIGGSARFNGREILNLPENQLNKLRAEEISMIFQDPMTSLNPYMRVGEQLMEVLMLHKKMSKSEAFEESVRMLDAVKMPEARKRMRMYPHEFSGGMRQRVMIAMALLCRPKLLIADEPTTALDVTVQAQIMTLLNELKREFNTAIIMITHDLGVVAGICNKVLVMYAGRTMEYGSARDVFYHPSHPYSIGLLNAVPRLDAEGEALMTIPGNPPNLLRLPKGCPFQPRCPYAMEQCASAPPLEQFGEGRLRACFKPVEALV, from the coding sequence ATGAGCACCATTGAAAATCCGCAGTTGCAAAGCGGCGTCGGCGCTAAATCCCCGCTGCTGCTGGACGTGAAAGATCTGCGCGTGACTTTCGGCACCCCGGACGGCGACGTGACGGCGGTGAACGATCTGAATTTCGACCTGCGCGCCGGCGAAACGCTGGGCATCGTCGGCGAGTCCGGCTCCGGCAAATCCCAGACCGCTTTTGCGCTGATGGGGCTGCTGGCCAGCAACGGGCGCATCGGCGGTTCGGCCAGGTTTAACGGCCGCGAGATCCTCAACCTGCCGGAAAACCAGCTCAACAAGCTGCGGGCGGAGGAGATCTCGATGATCTTCCAGGACCCGATGACTTCGCTTAACCCCTATATGCGCGTCGGCGAACAGCTGATGGAAGTGCTGATGCTGCATAAAAAGATGAGCAAAAGCGAAGCCTTTGAAGAGTCTGTGCGCATGCTCGACGCGGTGAAAATGCCGGAGGCGCGCAAGCGCATGCGCATGTACCCGCACGAATTTTCCGGCGGCATGCGCCAGCGCGTGATGATCGCCATGGCGCTGCTGTGCCGGCCCAAGCTGCTGATCGCCGACGAACCGACCACCGCGCTGGACGTGACCGTGCAGGCGCAGATCATGACGCTGCTGAATGAGCTGAAGCGCGAGTTCAACACCGCCATTATCATGATCACCCACGATCTGGGCGTGGTCGCCGGCATCTGCAACAAGGTGCTGGTGATGTATGCCGGCCGCACCATGGAGTACGGCAGCGCGCGTGACGTGTTCTATCACCCGAGCCACCCGTACTCGATCGGCCTGCTGAACGCGGTGCCGCGCCTGGACGCCGAGGGCGAGGCGCTGATGACCATCCCCGGCAACCCGCCGAACCTGTTGCGCCTGCCGAAAGGCTGCCCGTTCCAGCCGCGTTGTCCGTACGCGATGGAACAATGCGCGAGCGCTCCGCCGTTGGAGCAGTTTGGTGAAGGGCGCCTGCGCGCCTGTTTTAAACCGGTGGAGGCGTTGGTATGA
- the oppC gene encoding oligopeptide ABC transporter permease OppC — protein MMLTKKNSEALEHFSEKLEVEGRSLWQDARRRFVHNRAAVSSLFVLALITLFVIAAPWLSQFAYDDTDWAMMSAAPSLESAHYFGTDSSGRDLLVRVAIGGRISLMVGVAAALVAVVVGTLYGAMSGYLGGKTDSVMMRLLEILNSFPFMFFVILLVTFFGQNILLIFVAIGMVSWLDMARIVRGQTLSLKRKEFIEAALVCGVSTRNIVLRHIVPNVLGVVVVYASLLVPSMILFESFLSFLGLGTQEPLSSWGALLSDGANSMEVSPWLLLFPAGFLVVTLFCFNFIGDGLRDALDPKDR, from the coding sequence ATGATGTTGACCAAAAAGAACAGCGAAGCTCTGGAACACTTCAGCGAAAAGCTGGAAGTGGAAGGGCGCAGCCTGTGGCAGGACGCGCGCCGGCGCTTTGTGCATAACCGCGCGGCGGTCAGCAGCCTGTTTGTGCTGGCGTTGATCACCCTGTTTGTGATTGCGGCGCCCTGGCTGTCGCAGTTCGCTTATGACGATACCGATTGGGCGATGATGTCGGCGGCGCCGAGCCTCGAATCCGCGCACTACTTCGGCACCGACTCCTCCGGCCGCGACCTGCTGGTGCGCGTGGCCATCGGCGGGCGCATCTCGCTGATGGTCGGCGTGGCGGCGGCGCTGGTGGCGGTGGTGGTCGGCACTCTGTACGGCGCAATGTCCGGCTACCTGGGCGGCAAAACGGACTCGGTGATGATGCGCCTGTTGGAGATCCTCAACTCCTTCCCGTTCATGTTCTTCGTGATCCTGCTGGTGACCTTCTTTGGCCAAAACATCCTGCTGATCTTTGTGGCGATAGGCATGGTGTCGTGGCTGGATATGGCGCGTATCGTGCGCGGGCAAACCCTGAGCCTCAAGCGCAAAGAGTTTATCGAAGCGGCGCTGGTGTGCGGCGTCTCCACGCGCAACATCGTGCTGCGGCATATCGTGCCGAACGTGCTGGGCGTGGTGGTGGTTTACGCCTCGTTGCTGGTGCCGAGCATGATCCTGTTCGAATCCTTCCTCAGCTTCCTGGGGCTGGGCACGCAGGAGCCGTTAAGCAGCTGGGGCGCATTGCTCAGCGACGGCGCCAACTCGATGGAAGTTTCACCGTGGTTGCTGCTGTTCCCGGCGGGTTTCCTGGTGGTCACTCTGTTCTGTTTCAACTTTATCGGCGATGGCCTGCGTGACGCCCTCGACCCGAAAGATCGTTAA
- the oppB gene encoding oligopeptide ABC transporter permease OppB, which yields MLKFILRRLLEAIPTLFILITISFFMMRLAPGSPFTGERALPPEVMANIEAKYHLNDPIWKQYGHYLAQLAQGDFGPSFKYKDYSVNDLVAASFPVSAKLGLAAFLLAVVLGVSAGVIAALNQNTKWDYTVMGFAMTGVVIPSFVVAPLLVLIFAITLKWLPGGGWNGGAPKFIILPMVALSLAYIASIARITRGSMIEVLHSNFIRTARAKGLPMRRIIFRHALKPALLPVLSYMGPAFVGIITGSMVIETIYGLPGIGQLFVNGALNRDYSLVLSLTILVGGLTILFNAIVDVLYAVIDPKIRY from the coding sequence ATGCTTAAATTTATACTTCGTCGCTTATTGGAAGCGATCCCGACACTATTTATCCTTATTACCATCTCCTTCTTTATGATGCGTTTGGCGCCGGGCAGCCCATTTACCGGCGAGCGCGCATTGCCGCCGGAAGTGATGGCGAATATCGAAGCCAAATATCACCTCAACGATCCTATCTGGAAACAGTACGGTCACTATTTGGCCCAGCTCGCCCAAGGCGATTTTGGCCCGTCATTCAAATACAAGGACTATTCGGTCAACGATCTGGTGGCCGCGTCTTTCCCGGTATCCGCCAAGCTCGGCCTGGCCGCGTTCCTGCTGGCGGTGGTGCTGGGCGTTAGCGCCGGCGTGATTGCCGCGCTGAATCAAAATACCAAATGGGACTATACGGTGATGGGGTTCGCCATGACCGGGGTAGTGATACCCAGCTTCGTGGTGGCGCCGCTGCTGGTGCTGATCTTCGCCATCACGCTGAAATGGCTGCCGGGCGGCGGCTGGAACGGCGGGGCGCCGAAGTTTATCATCCTGCCGATGGTGGCGCTGTCGCTGGCCTATATCGCCAGCATCGCCCGTATCACCCGCGGATCGATGATCGAAGTGCTGCACTCCAACTTTATCCGCACTGCGCGCGCCAAAGGCCTGCCGATGCGTCGCATTATCTTCCGCCACGCGCTGAAGCCGGCGCTGTTGCCGGTGCTGTCCTATATGGGCCCGGCGTTTGTCGGCATCATCACCGGCTCGATGGTGATCGAAACCATTTACGGCCTGCCGGGCATCGGCCAGCTGTTCGTTAACGGCGCGCTGAACCGCGACTATTCCCTGGTGCTGAGCCTGACCATTCTGGTCGGCGGTTTGACCATTCTGTTTAACGCGATCGTCGACGTGCTGTACGCCGTTATCGATCCTAAAATCCGTTATTAA